Proteins encoded in a region of the Mucilaginibacter sabulilitoris genome:
- a CDS encoding glycoside hydrolase family 28 protein, protein MKHIKQVGIIILLSISASLSYAQITYNILNYGAVKNDTGKLSTNAINKAIMVCNGKGGGRVVIPAGSYRSGTIMMLNNVELYLENGAILYASTDHKDFPKQKRPAYRSQKDAGGWYALIYAESANHISITGKGTIDGQGARQLPRPNPLNGDLDGRPRSILFISCNNVTVEGINMVSSGIWNQHYLNCEDVNVKGIYVFNHSTRNNDGIDIDDCRRFTLSDCVIDSDDDGIVLKSTGSAGCEDITISNCIVSSFCNAIKCGTESTGGFKNITVSNCVIKPSRNKEMPHYGQAMGVSGISLIIVDGGVMNGININNIVIEGTQCPIYVRLGNRARKHIDTAPLPGIGTMKNIQISNINAYNTGNYGSSITAVNGAVIENITLNNIQLNNQGGLEPGTFIESAANVSEAAAGYPQPTVWGNLPGYGLFIRNVKNINLSGIILTSLAPETRTPVIAVNADNIWMSNLKTDRSKQQTELQFSGVTNYRSDVAYQVETLH, encoded by the coding sequence ATGAAACATATCAAACAGGTCGGCATCATTATACTATTAAGTATATCAGCATCGCTGAGTTACGCGCAAATTACTTATAATATATTAAACTATGGTGCAGTAAAAAATGATACAGGGAAGTTATCTACCAATGCGATAAACAAAGCTATCATGGTATGTAATGGTAAAGGAGGCGGCAGAGTTGTAATACCAGCTGGCAGTTACAGATCCGGAACTATAATGATGCTTAATAATGTTGAACTTTATTTAGAAAACGGGGCTATCCTGTATGCAAGTACAGATCATAAAGACTTTCCCAAACAAAAGCGACCGGCATACCGGTCTCAAAAAGATGCCGGAGGTTGGTATGCCTTGATATACGCCGAGAGCGCAAATCATATTTCCATTACAGGCAAAGGTACTATTGACGGACAGGGAGCAAGACAGTTGCCGCGCCCTAATCCATTAAACGGCGATTTGGACGGGCGGCCAAGGAGCATTTTATTTATCTCTTGCAATAATGTTACAGTTGAGGGGATAAATATGGTTAGTTCAGGAATATGGAATCAGCACTATTTAAATTGTGAGGATGTTAATGTAAAAGGTATTTATGTTTTTAACCATAGCACGCGTAATAATGACGGAATTGATATTGATGATTGCAGACGGTTCACCTTATCTGATTGTGTTATTGATTCTGACGATGACGGGATCGTTCTAAAAAGCACCGGCAGCGCAGGTTGTGAAGATATAACTATAAGCAACTGCATTGTCAGTAGTTTTTGTAATGCCATTAAATGCGGCACAGAATCAACCGGTGGGTTTAAAAACATCACCGTATCAAACTGTGTTATTAAGCCATCCAGGAATAAAGAAATGCCGCATTATGGGCAGGCTATGGGTGTATCAGGTATCTCGCTCATTATAGTTGATGGCGGTGTGATGAACGGGATCAACATCAATAATATTGTTATCGAAGGCACGCAATGCCCTATTTATGTTAGGCTGGGTAACCGGGCCCGTAAACACATTGATACTGCCCCGCTCCCGGGCATAGGTACCATGAAGAATATCCAAATATCCAATATCAATGCTTATAATACGGGCAATTACGGCTCCTCAATTACAGCGGTAAACGGTGCGGTAATTGAAAATATTACCCTTAATAATATCCAACTCAATAACCAGGGCGGGTTAGAACCGGGTACTTTTATTGAAAGCGCCGCTAATGTTAGCGAAGCCGCCGCTGGATACCCGCAGCCTACGGTATGGGGCAATTTGCCAGGTTATGGTTTATTTATCCGCAACGTGAAAAATATTAACCTTTCGGGGATAATCTTAACTTCATTAGCACCGGAGACCAGGACGCCTGTAATAGCTGTTAATGCTGACAATATCTGGATGAGTAACCTTAAAACAGACCGGTCAAAACAACAAACCGAACTTCAGTTTTCTGGTGTTACAAATTATAGATCAGACGTTGCCTACCAGGTTGAAACTTTACATTAA
- a CDS encoding RNA polymerase sigma factor: MKIEDDVLLKLIQGKDRRAYTLLYEKYYKTLTNQASYILKDKMEAEDQVQNLFIGIIDGKIGVNINSCLKAYLKTCIYHKCLMVINKDKRVKKHIDLYAISCNKEIAYDYFHITETQQCMDELLKELPMQRLEACKLVYLHQKKYKEAAVEMGITVNSVKTHLRLAAKGLRRQFVGSKEQVKSLLYA; encoded by the coding sequence ATGAAAATCGAAGACGACGTATTACTGAAATTAATACAGGGAAAAGACAGACGAGCGTATACCCTTTTGTACGAAAAGTATTATAAAACCTTAACTAACCAAGCATCCTATATTTTAAAAGATAAGATGGAAGCAGAGGATCAGGTTCAAAATTTATTTATTGGGATAATTGACGGAAAAATAGGCGTAAACATTAATTCATGTCTAAAGGCATATCTTAAAACCTGCATATACCATAAATGCCTTATGGTTATCAATAAGGATAAAAGAGTGAAAAAACACATAGACTTATATGCAATTTCATGTAACAAAGAAATAGCTTATGACTATTTTCATATAACAGAAACACAGCAGTGTATGGATGAGCTATTGAAAGAACTACCCATGCAAAGGTTGGAAGCTTGTAAACTGGTATATTTGCATCAAAAAAAATACAAGGAAGCGGCTGTCGAAATGGGTATTACCGTAAATTCCGTAAAAACGCATCTACGACTGGCTGCTAAAGGTTTACGTCGTCAATTCGTTGGATCTAAAGAACAGGTAAAGAGCTTGCTTTATGCATAA
- a CDS encoding RagB/SusD family nutrient uptake outer membrane protein — MKVKYILKRISLSIFLVLLTGLFSCKKYLDLKPQSSFDESYVFSTVTTATSAVMGVYGHLAGQEGYGSRLSTMYTVDQDESMSYSNTSAGGGDGGQKALARYNATSENAILLPPYNQLYAGIEGANICIKNIPKMDTYINGSATDQAALKRLYGEVLTLRAQFFFELIRNWGDVIAPFMPSIDQPDLTLPQTNRDEIYDHILADLKTAEDLVPWRKEVGGAANERITKGAVKAIRAKIALFSGGYSLRRSHTMERRANYLDYYKIARDECDEIIKSGQHALNPTFESIFKTYMDAHLMEPNGEILFEVAMAGGLGATDSRLTTTGPTVGVNANGACRMLPTYYYAFDSLDTRKDVTVTDYSINSSNFKTAHPTATIGVIYAGKFRQDWVTNPTIDPKVSTLLAGINWPVIRYSDVLLMFAEADNEISGGASPEAVSAFEAVRKRGFKGNEAKIGLTPTDKDGFFKAIINERWLEFGGEGIRKYDLIRWNLLGTKIAEAKANLLKIVNKEAPYQNLPTIRYYKTSSTTMVWYNSMYTPEPVLPTPPAGYTKVNWTTGLSLAYINTVADSFTPNRAELLPFPLAAINANPKIIQNYGY; from the coding sequence ATGAAAGTTAAATATATTTTAAAGCGTATCAGTCTGTCTATATTTCTTGTTTTACTAACAGGCCTATTTTCGTGCAAAAAGTATCTGGACCTTAAGCCGCAGTCATCATTTGATGAAAGCTACGTATTTAGTACCGTAACAACAGCTACCAGCGCGGTTATGGGTGTTTATGGCCATTTAGCCGGTCAGGAAGGCTACGGCTCCCGTTTATCAACCATGTACACGGTCGATCAGGACGAGTCGATGAGTTATTCGAACACTTCGGCCGGCGGGGGCGATGGCGGACAGAAGGCATTGGCCCGTTATAATGCTACATCTGAAAATGCAATACTTCTACCCCCGTATAATCAATTATATGCGGGCATTGAAGGAGCCAATATCTGTATAAAAAATATCCCCAAAATGGATACCTATATCAACGGTTCTGCAACAGATCAGGCCGCGTTAAAGCGTCTGTACGGTGAGGTACTAACATTAAGGGCTCAATTCTTTTTCGAACTGATCAGAAACTGGGGTGATGTGATTGCGCCGTTCATGCCATCGATAGACCAGCCTGATCTAACCCTGCCACAAACAAACCGGGACGAGATATATGACCATATTTTGGCCGATCTGAAAACTGCCGAAGACCTTGTGCCCTGGAGGAAAGAAGTAGGCGGAGCCGCAAACGAACGTATCACAAAAGGAGCTGTTAAGGCGATAAGGGCGAAGATAGCTTTATTTAGCGGTGGTTACTCCTTAAGACGCTCTCATACAATGGAGCGCAGGGCGAACTACCTTGATTATTACAAAATAGCCAGGGATGAGTGTGATGAAATAATTAAATCGGGCCAGCACGCTCTAAATCCAACCTTCGAATCGATTTTTAAAACGTACATGGATGCACACCTTATGGAGCCAAACGGCGAAATTTTGTTTGAAGTTGCCATGGCAGGTGGCTTGGGTGCTACAGATAGTCGCCTTACAACTACCGGCCCTACCGTAGGCGTAAACGCAAATGGGGCTTGCAGGATGCTTCCAACTTACTACTATGCGTTTGACTCTCTTGATACCCGCAAGGATGTAACAGTAACCGATTACAGTATTAATTCCAGTAATTTTAAAACCGCACATCCAACAGCAACCATCGGTGTGATCTATGCCGGTAAATTCAGGCAGGACTGGGTTACAAACCCCACAATTGACCCTAAAGTATCAACTTTATTAGCTGGGATAAACTGGCCGGTTATACGCTATTCAGATGTTTTACTCATGTTTGCCGAAGCCGATAACGAGATCAGTGGTGGCGCCTCCCCTGAAGCGGTATCGGCATTTGAAGCGGTGCGTAAGCGTGGCTTTAAAGGGAATGAAGCAAAAATAGGCCTAACCCCAACCGATAAAGATGGTTTCTTTAAGGCGATAATTAATGAAAGATGGCTTGAGTTTGGCGGCGAGGGAATACGTAAATACGACCTTATCCGTTGGAATTTATTGGGAACCAAAATTGCCGAGGCAAAAGCCAACTTATTAAAAATAGTAAATAAGGAAGCTCCTTACCAAAACTTGCCAACCATAAGGTATTACAAAACCTCTTCTACTACTATGGTGTGGTATAATTCTATGTATACGCCCGAGCCGGTACTTCCAACTCCGCCGGCCGGCTATACAAAGGTAAATTGGACAACGGGCCTTTCCCTGGCGTACATTAATACTGTAGCCGATTCATTTACACCCAACCGTGCCGAATTATTGCCATTTCCGTTGGCGGCAATAAACGCAAATCCTAAAATCATTCAAAATTATGGATATTAA
- a CDS encoding SusC/RagA family TonB-linked outer membrane protein: MKKNLLKKYSVLSVIFLLTYTASWAGTVHLSCLARFSANINADIIIKGAVVDEAGVGIPGVSVAIKGTIKGVQTDVAGKFSIPVSDTSGSVLVFTFIGYERQEVAVAGRTSITVKLKPNVRQLNEVVAIGYGAIKRKDLTGSVSSVKASDLRDIPISSAADALAGRLAGVQVTSSEGAPGAETNIVIRGGGSITQSNAPLYVIDGIQVESGLSGLSPQDIESIDVLKDASSTAIYGARGANGVIVVTTKGGNIMKTTVTYNGTFGLNKLTKSLDVMNPYEFVVYQYERSRGNPADEESFGNNYGHSFDTLSVYHDSPGINWQHQMFGRNALMKTHNLAITGGTAATKFNISLTKNTQDGIMLNSNFDRNIANIKFEHTANTKLTTGFTLRASDQAVLGSGTSAGGFTQSSRLRQTIRYKPLIKNTLSIDDFDQAYYNETNALGNGVFLINPLALSKAEYQNAGITAFNLGGYVTYKVIPSLSFTSTASFDSNVSETDIFADVNTPLSIGSGLGLPIVSILNTNKRTIDFSNVLTFSNSTFKKNGFNKNNAYSVLLGQEIYEVSLQQGGNILREFPVGITADKALGQLNLGKTMSGYPTSLRSKNRLLSFFSRLNYTYKNKYLASFTLRADGSSKFAQDQRWGYFPSGALAWRLSEEDFMKKINFISEAKLRLSYGQSGNNRIGDFLYLQSFVSNVFPYGLNETLVPGYVATQLANAKLKWETTISKNIGLDLGLFGNRLQLSVDAYQNDVNDLLIPIPIPSNSGYTTQLQNVGSTRNTGIEFQLSGRIVSTKDFTWSSNFNIAFNKNTIKSLSNGMDYYLQGSGWGISGQPADFIVKVGSPVGAMYGYVTDGFYKPDDFNYDPATKIYKLKDGVANNAAVAGIPQPGSIKFKDLNGDNLVDSKNDRTIIGNNTPKFSGGLNQQFRYKNFDLSVFMNFVYGNKIMNANKIEFTNGYLRNNNMLNIMTDRWRTIDDQGNVIQSTTTVNGVGVATGEAPEVLAAANKDAKIWQPIKGTGAYTLHSWAIEDGSFLRINNITLGYSFSSRLLERIKIKKLRIYGTLNNVAVFTNYTGYDPEVSVINKTPVTPGVDYSAYPRNKAYLVGVNLTL, from the coding sequence ATGAAGAAAAACTTATTAAAAAAGTATTCTGTTTTATCTGTTATTTTTCTGCTGACGTATACGGCCTCATGGGCTGGCACTGTACATTTATCTTGTTTAGCCAGGTTTTCGGCAAATATTAATGCAGATATTATTATAAAAGGTGCCGTTGTGGACGAAGCAGGCGTGGGTATACCCGGCGTTAGTGTGGCTATAAAAGGTACAATTAAGGGGGTGCAAACGGATGTTGCCGGGAAGTTTTCCATCCCGGTATCAGATACCAGTGGCTCAGTATTGGTATTCACTTTTATTGGATACGAGCGGCAGGAAGTAGCGGTGGCTGGCCGAACCAGCATAACCGTTAAGCTTAAACCTAATGTTAGGCAACTAAACGAGGTCGTTGCTATTGGATACGGAGCGATAAAAAGAAAAGACCTTACCGGGTCAGTAAGTTCTGTAAAAGCATCAGATCTCAGGGATATCCCAATTTCATCAGCTGCCGATGCCCTCGCCGGCCGTTTGGCTGGTGTGCAGGTTACCTCATCTGAAGGGGCACCCGGGGCAGAAACAAACATCGTAATACGCGGCGGCGGCTCTATCACGCAAAGTAATGCCCCTTTATATGTAATTGATGGTATCCAGGTTGAAAGCGGGCTTTCGGGATTATCACCGCAAGATATCGAGTCGATAGATGTATTGAAGGATGCCTCTTCAACAGCTATCTATGGCGCCAGGGGTGCCAACGGGGTAATTGTTGTAACCACCAAAGGTGGTAACATCATGAAAACGACTGTTACCTACAACGGAACTTTTGGTTTGAACAAGCTGACCAAGAGCCTGGACGTAATGAACCCATATGAGTTTGTTGTTTATCAATACGAACGGAGTCGCGGCAATCCTGCTGATGAGGAAAGCTTCGGGAACAATTACGGGCATAGTTTTGATACGCTTTCGGTATATCATGATTCGCCGGGGATAAATTGGCAGCACCAAATGTTTGGCCGCAACGCTTTAATGAAAACGCATAACCTGGCCATAACCGGCGGAACGGCGGCTACAAAATTTAACATCAGTCTCACAAAAAATACGCAGGATGGGATCATGTTAAACTCCAATTTCGACAGGAACATCGCCAACATAAAATTTGAACATACTGCCAACACAAAATTAACTACAGGCTTTACCCTTAGGGCATCAGACCAAGCCGTTTTGGGCAGCGGCACAAGCGCCGGCGGCTTTACACAAAGCTCCAGGCTGCGCCAAACTATCAGGTATAAACCTTTAATAAAAAACACACTCTCAATTGATGATTTTGACCAGGCTTATTATAATGAAACAAATGCATTGGGTAACGGCGTGTTTTTGATAAACCCACTTGCCTTAAGTAAGGCCGAATACCAAAACGCGGGCATTACAGCATTTAACCTAGGTGGGTATGTAACCTATAAAGTTATACCATCACTTTCCTTTACTTCAACAGCGAGTTTTGACAGCAATGTATCAGAGACTGATATTTTTGCTGACGTAAACACGCCGCTTTCCATCGGAAGTGGTTTAGGCTTGCCCATTGTCAGTATTTTAAATACCAACAAAAGAACAATTGATTTCTCTAACGTACTAACCTTTTCAAACTCAACCTTTAAAAAAAACGGGTTTAATAAAAACAATGCCTATAGTGTTTTATTAGGGCAGGAAATTTATGAGGTATCCTTACAGCAGGGTGGTAACATACTGCGGGAGTTTCCTGTTGGCATTACTGCCGATAAAGCCCTTGGCCAGTTAAACCTGGGCAAAACAATGTCTGGTTATCCAACCTCGCTAAGGTCAAAAAACCGCCTGCTTTCTTTTTTCTCAAGGCTTAATTATACCTATAAAAACAAATATTTAGCCTCGTTTACCTTAAGGGCGGACGGGTCTTCAAAATTTGCACAAGATCAGCGATGGGGGTATTTTCCGTCGGGTGCCCTTGCATGGCGATTATCTGAAGAGGATTTTATGAAGAAGATTAATTTCATCTCTGAAGCTAAACTCCGTTTAAGCTATGGCCAGTCCGGTAATAACAGGATAGGCGATTTTCTTTACCTGCAGTCGTTTGTAAGTAATGTATTCCCTTATGGGTTAAATGAAACCCTTGTTCCCGGCTATGTGGCTACACAATTAGCAAATGCCAAACTAAAATGGGAAACGACGATATCCAAAAACATTGGGTTAGATCTGGGTTTATTTGGTAACCGGCTCCAACTATCGGTTGATGCTTATCAGAATGATGTGAATGATCTTTTAATTCCGATCCCTATCCCATCAAACTCAGGTTATACTACGCAATTGCAAAACGTGGGAAGCACCCGTAATACCGGGATTGAATTCCAACTGTCAGGGCGTATAGTTTCTACTAAAGATTTTACCTGGAGCAGTAATTTCAACATAGCTTTCAATAAAAACACCATAAAATCTTTAAGCAACGGTATGGACTATTATCTGCAAGGCTCTGGTTGGGGTATTTCAGGGCAGCCCGCAGATTTTATAGTAAAAGTGGGCTCGCCGGTTGGAGCAATGTATGGGTACGTAACGGATGGGTTTTACAAGCCGGATGATTTTAATTACGACCCCGCAACAAAAATTTATAAACTGAAAGATGGTGTGGCAAATAACGCTGCCGTCGCGGGGATACCGCAACCCGGATCTATAAAATTTAAAGACCTCAATGGCGACAACTTGGTTGATTCAAAAAACGACCGGACAATTATTGGCAATAACACCCCGAAGTTTAGTGGGGGCTTAAACCAACAATTCAGGTATAAAAATTTTGATCTAAGCGTGTTTATGAACTTTGTGTATGGAAATAAAATAATGAATGCCAACAAAATTGAGTTTACAAACGGCTATTTACGCAACAATAATATGCTTAATATAATGACAGACCGCTGGCGCACAATTGATGATCAGGGTAATGTTATACAATCTACCACAACGGTAAATGGTGTTGGCGTTGCTACAGGTGAAGCGCCGGAGGTATTAGCGGCAGCAAATAAAGATGCAAAAATATGGCAGCCCATAAAAGGTACCGGTGCATATACCTTACACTCTTGGGCTATTGAAGACGGATCCTTTTTAAGGATCAATAACATCACTTTAGGGTATAGTTTTTCATCAAGGTTACTTGAACGCATCAAGATCAAAAAACTGAGGATCTACGGCACGCTCAATAACGTTGCAGTATTTACCAACTATACCGGTTACGACCCGGAAGTAAGTGTGATCAATAAAACACCGGTCACGCCAGGTGTAGATTATTCGGCTTATCCACGTAACAAGGCTTATTTAGTGGGAGTTAATTTAACACTATAA
- a CDS encoding acetylxylan esterase has translation MLLLQIVALSFISITTYGQLQDTTVKIIVNADHPDWVYKTGQEVTFSIEGFKGSAHLSGTKIHYEIGPEKMDPQISGDTVFSDAPIRIKGGTMITPGFLRCTVTAGVDGKKYSGLATAGFDPLKIQATAKAPAGFMEFWNKAKAEAAKVPMDAQVTLIKEKCTDKINVYLVNIQNYQLRTRLYGILCVPKKAGTFPAVLEVPGAGVRAYSANIAIAERDVISLQIGIHGIPVNMNGPVYDNLAQGALRGYQTFNLDDKDNYYYKRVYLGCIRAVDFIFSLPKFDGKNIAVSGGSQGGALAIVTAALDNRIKCLASFYPALSDLTGYFSNRASGWPNMFNKKNPVNIKPDKIETASYYDVVNFARFIKVPGFYSWGFNDLTCPPTSTYSSYNVITAPKQLFIAKENGHISNAEQRDKKNEWMLSILFSKNK, from the coding sequence ATGCTTCTCTTGCAAATAGTAGCCCTATCGTTCATTTCGATAACAACATACGGGCAGTTACAGGATACCACGGTCAAAATAATTGTAAATGCAGACCACCCGGATTGGGTATATAAAACAGGACAGGAAGTAACCTTTTCTATAGAGGGGTTCAAAGGGTCGGCCCATTTAAGCGGTACAAAAATTCATTACGAAATTGGCCCCGAGAAAATGGATCCTCAAATATCGGGCGATACCGTGTTTTCAGACGCCCCGATAAGAATTAAGGGCGGAACGATGATTACGCCAGGGTTTTTAAGGTGTACCGTTACAGCCGGAGTTGATGGGAAAAAATACAGTGGGCTGGCTACAGCCGGATTTGATCCTTTAAAGATCCAGGCTACAGCCAAGGCACCGGCAGGTTTTATGGAGTTTTGGAACAAAGCCAAAGCGGAGGCAGCCAAAGTGCCTATGGACGCACAAGTAACATTAATAAAAGAAAAATGTACCGATAAAATAAATGTTTATCTGGTTAATATTCAAAACTACCAGTTACGAACCCGGCTTTACGGAATTTTATGCGTACCTAAAAAAGCGGGTACGTTTCCGGCGGTTTTAGAAGTGCCTGGGGCTGGTGTAAGGGCTTATTCGGCGAATATAGCCATTGCCGAAAGAGATGTAATTAGTTTACAAATTGGGATACACGGTATACCGGTTAATATGAACGGCCCTGTTTACGATAACTTGGCTCAAGGTGCTTTAAGGGGCTATCAGACTTTCAATCTTGACGATAAGGATAACTATTACTACAAACGGGTTTATTTAGGCTGCATCAGGGCGGTAGATTTCATTTTTAGCCTCCCCAAATTCGACGGTAAAAATATAGCGGTATCAGGCGGCAGCCAGGGTGGTGCGCTTGCAATTGTAACGGCAGCTTTAGATAACAGGATTAAGTGCCTGGCTTCATTCTACCCTGCACTTTCAGACTTAACAGGATATTTTAGCAACAGGGCAAGCGGCTGGCCAAATATGTTTAACAAGAAAAACCCTGTTAATATTAAACCGGATAAAATAGAAACAGCATCCTATTATGATGTAGTAAACTTTGCCCGTTTTATAAAAGTCCCGGGGTTTTATTCATGGGGGTTTAATGATTTAACCTGTCCGCCAACATCTACTTATTCCTCCTATAATGTGATAACGGCTCCCAAGCAATTATTTATTGCGAAAGAGAACGGACATATTTCTAATGCGGAACAGCGCGATAAAAAAAACGAATGGATGTTGTCTATCCTATTTTCAAAAAACAAATAG
- a CDS encoding endo-1,4-beta-xylanase, translated as MKATTKSQLFRLDLTVLAGLTILVICYCRKDRSLPSDQKITDQKTLKEAYQNYFPIGAAVGYDALINNPQVASLLTEQYASITPENELKPLRLEAKQGVFTWDNADAIVNYAVSHNMKVRGHTLVWPYKMPGWIYKDDDKLVSKEVLLSRLKEYIQTVVKRYKGKTYCWDVVNEAISYIPPDKLDARTDTLYQIAGDEYIEKAFVYAHEADPQAKLFYNDNGEEWSKKRHKVYAFLKKMKQKGIPINGVGFQAHWGIEGLPESYLRETINMFAKAGLEVQITELDISIYPKRIDGKMVRAADLTGYSDEYTQDLQQKQAAMFDMIFRVCRESKGKVTGLTLWSSYDWPNYLTRTYKKRNYPYLFDDKLKPKQAFYRVTNF; from the coding sequence ATGAAAGCAACAACGAAATCACAACTCTTTAGATTAGACCTTACGGTGCTTGCCGGCTTAACAATTCTTGTCATATGTTATTGCAGAAAAGATAGGTCACTTCCAAGTGATCAAAAAATAACAGACCAAAAAACGCTTAAGGAGGCTTATCAAAATTATTTCCCAATAGGGGCAGCGGTTGGATACGACGCTTTAATTAACAACCCGCAGGTTGCCTCTTTACTTACCGAACAATATGCAAGCATAACTCCCGAAAACGAATTAAAACCCTTAAGGCTGGAGGCAAAACAAGGTGTGTTTACCTGGGATAACGCAGACGCGATTGTTAACTACGCGGTAAGCCACAACATGAAAGTGCGTGGGCATACCCTGGTTTGGCCATATAAAATGCCGGGATGGATTTATAAGGATGACGATAAACTGGTAAGTAAGGAGGTTTTGCTAAGCAGGTTAAAAGAGTATATTCAAACCGTTGTTAAGCGCTATAAAGGGAAAACATATTGCTGGGATGTTGTAAACGAAGCAATATCTTATATACCACCCGATAAGCTCGACGCCAGAACAGATACCTTATATCAAATAGCAGGAGATGAGTATATTGAAAAAGCGTTTGTTTACGCCCATGAAGCCGACCCGCAGGCAAAGCTGTTTTATAATGATAATGGAGAAGAATGGTCAAAAAAAAGGCATAAGGTATATGCATTTTTGAAAAAAATGAAGCAGAAAGGTATCCCCATAAATGGCGTGGGCTTTCAGGCGCATTGGGGGATAGAAGGCTTGCCCGAGAGCTATTTACGGGAAACTATAAATATGTTTGCCAAAGCGGGATTGGAAGTACAGATCACCGAATTGGATATTTCTATATACCCTAAACGCATTGATGGGAAGATGGTAAGAGCGGCAGACCTTACAGGGTATAGCGACGAATACACCCAAGACTTGCAGCAAAAGCAAGCCGCCATGTTTGATATGATATTTAGGGTGTGCCGCGAAAGCAAGGGAAAGGTAACGGGTTTAACCCTTTGGAGTAGTTACGATTGGCCAAACTATCTTACCCGGACGTATAAAAAAAGGAATTATCCATACCTTTTTGATGACAAGCTTAAACCTAAACAAGCCTTTTATAGAGTAACCAATTTTTGA
- a CDS encoding polysaccharide pyruvyl transferase family protein yields the protein MQNRRTFLKQSAVYVAALGLIPALAKAGISGKKTILLRSSWQTFNIGDIGHTPGLLAILEKYLPEVAIRLWPGDVGNGVREILQKRFPNVKIVETDQDIKTAFNECDFLLHGSGPSLVGRAGLSKWLKETGKPYGIYSITFPGIYAAKGVQVKPLPLDVELMNKANFVFFRDSVSLKFAKDNGVTCSIMEFAPDSTFGADIRNDTAAVAFLKANGLEEGKFLCCIPRFRFTQEWLAKGKNRPFVQAQDDYNALMKEHDNLPLRKAIIAVVRQTEMKVLVCPEDETQVAIGKEMIIDRLPDDVKARVVWRNRYWLTDEALSTYTRSAGLFGLEMHSPIICIGNGIPAIVCRFYEQTSKGYMWRDIGLGDWLFDMDIPTEVEKIVPAVLALAKKNEAAKAKAEKARRFIHKWQSETMQVLKKKINTLK from the coding sequence ATGCAGAATCGCAGAACTTTTTTAAAGCAGAGCGCGGTATACGTAGCCGCTTTAGGTTTGATCCCCGCATTAGCTAAAGCGGGGATATCGGGTAAGAAAACAATTTTGCTACGCTCATCATGGCAAACCTTTAACATAGGCGATATTGGGCACACTCCTGGTCTGTTGGCTATATTGGAAAAGTATTTGCCTGAGGTAGCGATAAGGTTATGGCCCGGTGATGTTGGCAATGGCGTGCGCGAAATTTTACAAAAGCGCTTTCCCAATGTTAAAATTGTAGAAACCGACCAGGATATTAAAACTGCCTTTAATGAATGCGATTTTCTGTTACATGGTTCAGGGCCGTCATTAGTGGGTAGGGCCGGCTTGAGCAAATGGTTGAAAGAAACCGGGAAGCCTTATGGTATATATAGTATAACCTTCCCCGGGATATACGCGGCAAAGGGCGTACAGGTTAAACCTTTGCCATTGGATGTTGAGTTGATGAATAAGGCGAACTTCGTTTTTTTTAGAGATTCGGTATCCTTAAAATTTGCAAAAGATAATGGCGTTACCTGCTCCATTATGGAATTTGCCCCGGATTCGACCTTTGGAGCCGATATACGTAACGACACGGCCGCAGTAGCTTTTTTAAAAGCTAACGGGTTAGAAGAAGGCAAATTTTTATGCTGCATACCCCGGTTTCGTTTTACTCAGGAATGGCTGGCCAAAGGCAAAAACCGACCGTTTGTGCAAGCGCAGGATGACTACAACGCGTTGATGAAAGAACATGATAACCTACCCTTACGGAAAGCGATAATCGCAGTTGTCCGCCAAACAGAAATGAAAGTTTTGGTTTGTCCCGAAGATGAAACGCAAGTGGCTATAGGTAAGGAAATGATCATAGACCGTTTGCCTGACGATGTAAAAGCTAGGGTGGTTTGGAGAAATAGGTATTGGTTAACGGACGAGGCATTAAGTACTTATACGCGATCGGCAGGATTATTTGGGTTAGAAATGCACTCGCCCATAATATGTATTGGCAATGGTATACCGGCTATTGTTTGTCGTTTTTATGAGCAAACCAGTAAGGGGTATATGTGGCGCGACATTGGCCTTGGCGACTGGCTTTTTGATATGGATATCCCAACCGAGGTTGAAAAAATTGTACCGGCAGTTTTAGCCCTTGCAAAAAAAAATGAAGCAGCCAAAGCCAAGGCAGAAAAGGCCCGTCGGTTTATACACAAATGGCAAAGCGAGACCATGCAAGTATTAAAAAAGAAAATCAATACACTTAAATAA